The proteins below are encoded in one region of Paracoccus methylovorus:
- a CDS encoding MerR family transcriptional regulator, protein MDDDLLTIRQMCDAFDVTPRTLRFYESRELLFPQRRGQHRLYGRADRARLILILRGKRFGFSLEQIRQLLELYDPAERNITQTEATLATARDRLADMERQQRELAEAIAELRQQIAEGVVSLQKLKSEA, encoded by the coding sequence ATGGACGACGATCTGTTGACCATCCGCCAGATGTGCGACGCATTCGACGTTACGCCGCGGACGTTGCGGTTTTATGAATCCCGCGAATTGCTGTTTCCGCAGCGCCGCGGCCAACACCGGCTTTACGGCCGCGCCGACCGTGCACGGCTGATCCTGATCCTGCGCGGCAAGCGCTTTGGCTTTTCGCTGGAACAGATTCGCCAGTTGCTGGAACTTTACGATCCGGCCGAACGCAATATCACCCAGACCGAGGCCACCCTCGCCACCGCCCGCGACCGGCTTGCCGACATGGAACGGCAGCAACGCGAATTGGCCGAGGCCATCGCCGAACTGCGCCAGCAGATCGCCGAGGGCGTGGTCTCCCTGCAGAAACTGAAATCCGAAGCCTGA
- a CDS encoding PaaI family thioesterase — protein sequence MSPRNEPLDAIKSRRNNTLNALVTSVPYIRWLGIGFDRRGDELTAVLPFDQKLIGNPMLPAIHGGVTAAFLEVTAIVELTWTAIWEDMEQGRIAPDAAVPESMPRLPKTIDFTVDYLRSGLPRDAYARARVVRSGRRYASVHVEAWQDQRQKLFAQATGHFLMPQDG from the coding sequence ATGTCCCCCCGCAACGAACCTCTCGACGCCATCAAGTCGCGACGCAACAATACGCTGAATGCGCTGGTGACAAGCGTGCCCTATATCCGCTGGCTGGGCATCGGTTTCGACCGGCGCGGGGACGAATTGACCGCGGTGCTGCCCTTTGATCAAAAGCTGATCGGCAATCCCATGCTGCCCGCGATCCACGGCGGGGTGACGGCGGCCTTTCTGGAGGTCACCGCCATCGTTGAGCTGACCTGGACCGCGATCTGGGAGGATATGGAGCAAGGCCGCATCGCCCCCGACGCCGCCGTGCCCGAAAGCATGCCGCGCCTACCAAAAACCATTGATTTTACTGTGGATTACCTGCGATCTGGCCTGCCGCGCGACGCCTATGCGCGCGCGCGTGTGGTGCGTTCGGGGCGGCGCTATGCCAGTGTGCATGTCGAAGCCTGGCAGGATCAGCGCCAAAAGCTGTTTGCCCAGGCCACCGGGCATTTCCTGATGCCGCAGGATGGTTGA
- a CDS encoding acyl-CoA dehydrogenase C-terminal domain-containing protein, which translates to MTTYSAPVRDMQFVLHDVLDISNQDLAGYGELDRDFTQAVLEAAGKLASEVLAPLNAVGDREGCKLENGVVHTPRGFAQAFEQMREGGWTALDCDPEYGGQGMPYVIGLAAGEMFSASNMAFAMYQGLTHGAYSAIHAHGTDQQKTTYLPKMVSCEWTGTMNLTEPHAGTDLGLLRTKAEPQDDGSYLITGQKIFISAGDHDMSENVIHLVLAKAPGGGEGTRGISLFIVPKFLVNEDGSLGQRNNLSVGNLEEKMGIHGNATCVMNYDGAKGWLLGEAHKGMRAMFTMMNEARIGVGLQGYSVAEAAYQNALLYARERLQGRSVTGDENPSGPADPLIVHPDIRRNLMDQKSFLEGARALAFWGAYLIDRAVLADDKEAHGLVSLLTPVIKGFLTDKGFDVAVQAQQIFGGHGYIEEQGMSQFVRDARIAMIYEGANGVQALDLVGRKLAAEGGKPIMAFFEMVKQIIKEHEGDTALKADFLDPLKEASKDLQSAAMFFMEQGMKNPNAALAGSYDFMHLFGHVALGLMWTRMAVAAKAALAAGTDDPVFHETKLATGRYYMARQLPITTTHLARIRSGAEPVMALTAEQF; encoded by the coding sequence ATGACCACCTATTCCGCCCCCGTCCGCGACATGCAATTCGTCCTGCATGACGTGCTCGACATCTCGAACCAGGACCTCGCCGGCTATGGCGAGCTTGACCGCGACTTCACCCAGGCGGTGCTGGAAGCCGCCGGCAAACTGGCCTCCGAGGTGCTGGCGCCACTGAACGCCGTCGGCGACCGCGAAGGCTGCAAGCTGGAAAACGGCGTGGTTCATACGCCCCGGGGTTTCGCGCAAGCCTTCGAACAGATGCGCGAGGGCGGCTGGACCGCGCTCGACTGCGATCCCGAATACGGCGGCCAGGGCATGCCCTATGTGATCGGCCTTGCGGCCGGCGAGATGTTCTCGGCCTCGAACATGGCCTTCGCCATGTATCAGGGCCTGACCCATGGCGCCTATTCCGCCATCCATGCCCACGGCACCGACCAGCAAAAGACCACTTATCTGCCCAAGATGGTCAGCTGCGAATGGACCGGCACCATGAACCTGACCGAGCCGCATGCCGGCACCGATCTGGGCCTTTTGCGCACCAAGGCCGAGCCGCAGGATGACGGCAGCTACCTGATTACCGGGCAAAAGATCTTTATTTCGGCCGGCGATCACGACATGTCCGAAAACGTGATCCATCTGGTGCTAGCAAAAGCTCCCGGCGGCGGAGAGGGCACCAGGGGGATCTCGCTGTTCATCGTGCCGAAATTCCTCGTGAACGAGGACGGATCGCTGGGCCAGCGCAACAACCTTTCGGTCGGCAATCTCGAAGAAAAGATGGGCATTCATGGCAATGCCACCTGCGTGATGAACTATGACGGCGCGAAAGGCTGGCTTCTGGGTGAAGCCCACAAGGGCATGCGCGCCATGTTCACCATGATGAACGAGGCCCGGATCGGTGTCGGCCTGCAAGGTTATTCCGTGGCCGAGGCCGCCTATCAGAACGCGCTCCTCTATGCCCGCGAGCGACTGCAGGGCCGCTCGGTGACGGGGGACGAAAATCCCTCGGGTCCTGCCGATCCGCTGATCGTGCACCCCGACATCCGCCGCAACCTGATGGACCAGAAAAGCTTTCTGGAAGGCGCGCGAGCTCTGGCGTTCTGGGGGGCTTACCTGATCGACCGCGCCGTGCTGGCGGATGACAAAGAGGCGCATGGCCTCGTTTCGCTGCTGACCCCGGTAATCAAGGGCTTTTTGACCGACAAGGGCTTCGACGTGGCCGTGCAGGCCCAGCAGATCTTTGGCGGCCACGGCTATATCGAGGAACAGGGCATGTCGCAGTTCGTCCGCGACGCCCGCATCGCCATGATCTACGAAGGCGCAAACGGCGTGCAGGCGCTGGACCTGGTCGGCCGCAAGCTTGCAGCCGAAGGCGGCAAGCCGATCATGGCCTTCTTCGAAATGGTCAAACAGATCATCAAGGAGCATGAAGGCGATACCGCCCTCAAGGCCGATTTCCTCGACCCGCTGAAAGAGGCGTCGAAAGATCTGCAATCTGCGGCGATGTTCTTCATGGAGCAGGGTATGAAGAACCCCAACGCGGCGCTCGCGGGCTCTTACGATTTCATGCATCTCTTCGGCCATGTGGCCCTGGGACTGATGTGGACCCGAATGGCCGTAGCAGCCAAGGCGGCCCTGGCGGCCGGCACCGACGATCCTGTTTTCCATGAAACCAAGCTTGCAACCGGGCGCTATTACATGGCGCGGCAACTGCCGATCACCACCACGCATCTTGCACGCATCCGCTCGGGCGCCGAGCCGGTCATGGCCTTGACGGCAGAACAGTTCTGA
- a CDS encoding PaaI family thioesterase translates to MTDPSSEDDLEQRRRIARQFIEMIPHARALGMSLDQLSPDGAEISLPWREDLVGDPRSGVIHGGVISALMDTCGGAAVMAHRAGARLTATIDLRIDYMRAATPGQTIRAKATCYHITRSVAFVRAWAMDDDESLPVASATGAFTVER, encoded by the coding sequence ATGACCGATCCGTCGTCCGAGGACGATCTAGAACAACGTCGGCGCATTGCGCGTCAGTTCATCGAAATGATTCCCCATGCCCGGGCACTGGGCATGAGCCTTGACCAGCTTTCACCCGATGGGGCCGAGATCTCGTTGCCCTGGCGCGAGGATTTGGTCGGCGATCCGCGCAGCGGGGTGATCCATGGCGGGGTGATTTCCGCGCTGATGGATACCTGCGGCGGGGCGGCGGTGATGGCGCATCGGGCAGGTGCGCGCCTGACCGCGACCATCGACTTGCGCATCGACTACATGCGCGCGGCCACCCCGGGTCAGACCATCCGGGCCAAGGCGACCTGCTATCATATCACCCGCTCGGTCGCCTTTGTCCGGGCGTGGGCGATGGATGACGACGAATCCCTTCCCGTGGCCTCTGCCACCGGCGCTTTTACTGTCGAGAGGTGA
- a CDS encoding glutathione S-transferase family protein yields MTAQLHCFGESGHSYKVALMMQLTGYPWQPVFVDFFGGATRGAAYHAINEMGEAPVFIEDGQVLTQSGVILLHLAERTGRFIEEDRSEILRWLFWDNHKGSSQFGTQRFLMNFLPPKKRPAKVIAWLQGRCKAALRTLDGHLAGRDWLAGDRPTIADLSCCSYLYYPEPFGFDRAEWPHIDAWLSRIQALPGWKHPYDLMPGNPADRAAKEDA; encoded by the coding sequence ATGACAGCCCAGCTTCATTGCTTCGGAGAATCCGGCCATTCCTATAAGGTGGCGCTGATGATGCAGTTGACGGGCTATCCTTGGCAGCCCGTATTTGTGGACTTTTTCGGCGGCGCCACGCGCGGCGCGGCCTATCACGCGATCAACGAGATGGGCGAAGCACCGGTCTTTATCGAGGACGGTCAGGTGCTGACTCAGTCTGGCGTGATCCTGCTGCATCTGGCCGAAAGGACCGGGCGCTTCATCGAAGAAGACCGCAGCGAAATCCTGCGTTGGCTGTTCTGGGACAACCACAAGGGCTCGTCACAATTCGGAACCCAGCGGTTCCTGATGAACTTCCTGCCGCCCAAGAAACGCCCCGCCAAGGTCATCGCCTGGCTGCAGGGGCGCTGCAAGGCGGCGCTCCGCACCTTGGACGGACATCTTGCAGGCCGTGATTGGCTGGCGGGGGATCGCCCTACCATCGCCGACCTGTCCTGCTGCAGCTATCTCTATTACCCCGAGCCCTTCGGCTTCGATCGCGCCGAGTGGCCCCATATCGATGCCTGGCTAAGCCGCATTCAGGCGCTGCCCGGCTGGAAACACCCTTATGATCTGATGCCCGGAAACCCTGCGGACCGGGCCGCGAAGGAGGACGCATGA
- a CDS encoding MerR family transcriptional regulator: MSDNEYIGFKEMCARFDVTPRTLRYYEYIELLSPRKEGRSRFYGPREMARMKLILRGRRFGFSLEDIRQWLLIYGEKGTGEQYRVWIELADRQLEVLRQQRAELEASMAELLALRNETAALLDKMGPAEGAEEAS; encoded by the coding sequence ATGTCCGATAACGAATACATTGGCTTCAAGGAAATGTGCGCACGGTTCGACGTGACGCCCCGAACGCTGCGTTACTACGAATACATAGAATTGCTCAGCCCGCGCAAGGAAGGCCGTTCACGCTTTTATGGCCCGCGCGAAATGGCCCGGATGAAGCTGATCCTGCGCGGCCGGCGCTTTGGCTTTTCACTGGAAGACATCCGGCAATGGCTGCTGATCTATGGGGAAAAGGGCACGGGCGAGCAATATCGCGTCTGGATCGAACTGGCCGACCGACAGCTTGAGGTCCTGCGCCAGCAACGCGCCGAATTGGAAGCCTCGATGGCTGAACTGCTGGCCCTGCGCAACGAAACGGCAGCACTTCTTGACAAAATGGGACCTGCCGAGGGCGCTGAAGAGGCCAGCTGA
- a CDS encoding acetyl-CoA C-acetyltransferase, translating to MTEAYIYDAARTPRGKGRPDGSLHEVTSVALSARLLNAVKERNGLEGHAVEDVIWGNVTQVKEQGGCLARSAVLASDLDESIPGLAINRFCASGMEAVNLAANQIKGGAGQAYIAGGVEMMGRVAMGSDGAAIAVDPSLTFKTYFVPQGISADIIATEYGFSREDADRLAVESQRRAAVAWQENRFAKSIVPVSDQNGLTILDRDEYMRPGTALEDLAKLKASFKEMGETMPGFDKVAMLKYPHLDHIDHIHHAGNSSGIVDGAAAILIGNEEFGKAHGLKPRARIRATAKIGTDPTIMLTGPVPVTEKILRDSGMAISDIDLFEVNEAFAAVVLRFMQAFQVDPGIVNVNGGAIALGHPLGATGAIIIGTLLDELERQDKTVGLATLCIASGMGAATIIERV from the coding sequence ATGACCGAAGCCTATATCTATGACGCCGCCCGCACCCCGCGCGGCAAGGGCCGCCCCGACGGCAGCCTGCACGAAGTCACCTCGGTCGCGCTTTCGGCCCGGTTGCTGAATGCGGTCAAGGAACGCAACGGGCTGGAAGGCCACGCGGTCGAAGACGTGATCTGGGGCAATGTCACCCAGGTCAAGGAACAGGGCGGCTGCCTCGCCCGCTCAGCGGTTCTGGCATCCGATCTTGACGAGTCTATTCCGGGCCTTGCCATCAACCGTTTCTGCGCCTCGGGGATGGAGGCGGTGAACCTGGCCGCCAACCAGATCAAGGGCGGTGCGGGCCAGGCCTATATCGCCGGTGGCGTCGAAATGATGGGCCGGGTGGCAATGGGCAGTGATGGCGCCGCAATCGCCGTGGACCCCAGCCTGACCTTCAAAACCTACTTCGTGCCGCAGGGCATCAGCGCCGATATCATTGCCACCGAATACGGCTTTTCGCGCGAGGATGCCGACCGGCTTGCGGTCGAAAGCCAACGCCGCGCTGCGGTCGCCTGGCAGGAAAACCGTTTTGCCAAATCCATCGTGCCAGTGAGCGACCAGAACGGGCTGACCATCCTTGACCGCGACGAATATATGCGCCCCGGCACCGCGCTTGAGGATCTGGCGAAGCTGAAAGCCAGCTTCAAGGAAATGGGCGAAACGATGCCCGGATTCGACAAGGTGGCGATGCTGAAATACCCGCATCTCGACCATATCGACCACATCCACCATGCCGGCAACAGTTCGGGCATCGTGGACGGCGCTGCAGCCATCCTGATCGGCAACGAAGAATTCGGCAAGGCCCATGGGCTGAAGCCGCGTGCCCGTATCCGCGCCACCGCCAAGATCGGCACCGATCCCACGATCATGCTGACTGGCCCGGTCCCGGTGACGGAAAAGATCCTGCGCGACAGCGGCATGGCGATCAGCGACATTGATCTTTTCGAGGTCAACGAGGCATTCGCCGCGGTCGTGCTGCGCTTCATGCAAGCTTTCCAGGTTGACCCCGGTATCGTCAACGTTAACGGCGGCGCGATCGCCCTTGGCCATCCGCTGGGTGCGACCGGCGCCATCATCATCGGCACTCTGCTCGACGAACTCGAGCGGCAGGACAAGACCGTGGGCCTCGCCACGCTCTGCATCGCGTCCGGCATGGGCGCGGCCACCATCATCGAGCGCGTCTGA